The region TAGCACGAAGCCTATGGATGGGCCGGATAATCATATCAACGCACCTGTAACCCGAAATGTGTCGGGTAGGTCGTGTATGCGGTGATTGGATTTCATTGCCTTGGCGATTGTGAACGATTAGCCCATTTGTAGGATATTTCACATGCATCGATTAGATGAATTAGGCAGACAGCTCAATCACCTCGATAACTTGTTTCAACAATGGATGAAGAAGCTGGGTTTTAATCAGAATGCCTTTGCGGTTCTGCATTCTTTGGCTGTATCTCCAGATGGAAAATGTACGCAAAAATATATTTGTGAGCGATGGAGCTTGCCTAAGCAAACGGTGTTTAGCATCTGCAAGTTATTCAAAGAACAAGGTCTGATTGACATCGCTGAAAGTGAACACGACAAGCGAGAAAAGGTCCTGACGTTAACTGAACTGGGGAAAAAACGCACTCAGCCGATTTTGACGCAATCGCAGATATTAAGTGAACGTGCTTTCGGGGCTTTGGGCCAGGAACAAACGCAGCAGCTTTTCGCCAATTTAGAGGGATTCTGCAGGGTGTTTGAACAAGAAATGGATAATGTTTCAGGGGCTAGTGAGTAGTCGAGCGGCCTTCTTTTACTGGCGATTGGGTCAGCTTGATATCAATGCTATGCTTGCCGCCATTATTGTTGGCTTCAAGGGCGAGAAACCGCATGAGTAGAGAGAATCAGGTTCGTCAGTCATTATTCGATATTGAGCGCGCATTGAGGGAAAGCCCTTTCTGGCAGGTTGTTCCACCGGAAGATGAGGCGTTTAACAGCACTGAGCCCTTCAGCCTTGATACCATGCGTCCTGAAGAATGGTTGCAGTGGGTTTTTTTGCCGCGTATGCACGCTTTGTTGGACAGCGATTTAGCGCTGCCTGCCGAGCTGGCGCTGCTTCCCTATTTTGAAGACGCATTAGAAGGCACCCCAGAACAGACCGCAGCGGTTTTTTTGCGTCTCAAGCAGCTCGATGAGCTATTCAATCCCGATGTACAGGATGGCGCAGTGCACGATGCTTGAGATTATTTATCAGGATGAGCATCTGGTTGCCGTCAACAAACCCAGCGGTTGGCTCGTCCACCGCAGTTGGTTGGATCGCAAAGAGAAGGTCGTGGTGATGCAGACCGTGCGCGATCAGATTGGTCAGCATGTGTATACCATTCATCGCCTCGATAGGCCAACATCCGGCGTGTTGTTGCTCGCGCTGTCCAGCGACGTGGCACGAGCGCTATCTCAGCAGTTTGAATCG is a window of Pectobacterium punjabense DNA encoding:
- a CDS encoding MarR family winged helix-turn-helix transcriptional regulator, which gives rise to MHRLDELGRQLNHLDNLFQQWMKKLGFNQNAFAVLHSLAVSPDGKCTQKYICERWSLPKQTVFSICKLFKEQGLIDIAESEHDKREKVLTLTELGKKRTQPILTQSQILSERAFGALGQEQTQQLFANLEGFCRVFEQEMDNVSGASE
- a CDS encoding YqcC family protein produces the protein MSRENQVRQSLFDIERALRESPFWQVVPPEDEAFNSTEPFSLDTMRPEEWLQWVFLPRMHALLDSDLALPAELALLPYFEDALEGTPEQTAAVFLRLKQLDELFNPDVQDGAVHDA